Proteins encoded together in one Chryseobacterium taklimakanense window:
- a CDS encoding CusA/CzcA family heavy metal efflux RND transporter: MLYKIIQFSVKNKLIIGLMTLALIIWGVYSATKLPLDAVPDITNNQVQIITSTPTLAAQETEQLVTYPVEQSLANIPGITEMRSISRFGLSVVTVVFDESVDIYFARQLITEKLKEAEENIPQGIGTPEMSPVSTGLGEIYQYVIHPKKGSEDKYSATDLRTMQDWIVARQLYGTPGVAEINSFGGKLKQYEVAINPYRLKAMNVTIADIFTTLQKNNENTGGAYIDKKPNAYFIRGIGLISSLDDISNTVIKTVNGIPVLIKDVAEARIGSAVRYGALTYNGDKEAVGGIVMMLKGENSAEVVSRVKEKMLTIQKSLPADIIVEPFVDRTNLVDRAIRTVETNLVEGALIVILVLVLFLGNFRAGLIAASAIPLSLLFALGMMNVFGVSANLMSLGAIDFGLIVDGAVIIVEATLHFLAVHHKSQKLSQHTMDRAVEASAKKMMSSAAFGQIIILIVYLPILSLQGIEGKMFRPMAETVSFAIIGALILSLTYIPMMSALFLSKNISAKKTFADRMMSGINSVYIPLLQKAIAFKYAVVGGAIALLAVSLFLFSRMGGEFIPQLQEGDFAVHCILPQGTSLSQSIETSMQASRILKSFPEVNTVVGKTGSAEVPTDPMPPEATDLIVTLKPKKEWKDSNKSYEDLSAEMMEKLEMIPGVFFEVSQPIQMRFNELMTGVRQDVAVKIFGENIDTLAKLAPEVAKIVQTVEGATEPQIEQTVGLPQITITYDRARLASYGLNIEDINHTVSTAFAGETAGVVFEDERKFNLVARLDSVNRSSIDDVSNLFIPTENGVQIPLSQVAKVEYKDGPAQISREDGKRRIVVGFNVKDRDVESVVTEIQKKLNDANILPAGYYYTYGGTFENLKQASSRLQIAVPVALALIFLLLYFTFRNFKDSMLIFTAIPMSAIGGVFALMIRDMPFSISAGVGFIALFGVAVLNGIVLVSTFKDLQKSGVTNILRRVIQGTSIRLRPVLMTAAVASFGFFPMAFSNGSGAEVQRPLATVVIGGLVTATFLTLFVLPLLYIIFNSKNQIKNKLRNSKNKSFLTLIILLCSSVGALSAQERISPNDAVKIALDNNLQYTVNNAQVTKALLETKTAREIPKTGLFVENEDMRPSDPDGDFKIGIQQSIQWPGLYKAKRKYFEEQLKFHQLNKNMLDAVIKREVNTAFYQLWYLQDVGKLYQKLDEYYTSMYKAANLRFKTGEAAGLENIAAEARMKELQAQRQQNLQNIAAQQQQLSLFLNTHVLYLPEDTNLRKLDVDDFPSDSLHPSLALQQQNIEIARANIDVQKMQNKPDFSGRVFSQRLYGMKDPITGFSVAVEFPIFGKTAYKAKLQAAEAEVEIQQSQLRYQESQFAAQTRTSYTEILKASEMLKYYESIGLKQADQIFDAAMLSYKAGEIGFSEMHQFFTQAIDIRKNYLIALNEYNMAVIQYNYYIKN; this comes from the coding sequence ATGCTATATAAAATTATACAGTTTAGTGTAAAGAATAAGCTCATAATTGGGCTCATGACTTTGGCACTAATCATCTGGGGCGTGTATAGTGCTACTAAACTCCCATTGGATGCTGTACCTGATATTACCAATAATCAGGTTCAGATCATAACCAGTACACCCACATTAGCCGCACAAGAAACAGAACAGTTGGTCACCTATCCAGTTGAACAGAGCCTCGCCAACATTCCCGGAATTACCGAAATGAGGTCAATTTCAAGATTTGGCTTGTCCGTAGTGACGGTCGTTTTCGACGAAAGCGTGGATATTTACTTTGCCCGTCAACTGATTACTGAAAAACTGAAAGAGGCCGAGGAAAACATTCCACAAGGTATCGGTACGCCAGAAATGTCTCCGGTATCCACAGGCTTAGGAGAAATCTATCAATATGTTATTCACCCTAAAAAAGGGTCAGAAGACAAATACTCCGCTACCGATCTTCGAACAATGCAGGATTGGATTGTGGCCCGCCAACTCTACGGTACACCGGGCGTAGCTGAAATTAACAGTTTTGGCGGTAAACTTAAGCAGTACGAGGTGGCAATCAATCCGTACAGACTTAAAGCTATGAATGTGACCATTGCCGATATTTTCACAACCCTTCAGAAAAATAACGAAAATACAGGTGGTGCTTACATCGATAAAAAACCTAATGCCTATTTTATTCGCGGCATCGGTCTGATCTCTTCTTTAGATGATATTTCTAACACCGTAATAAAAACAGTCAACGGTATCCCTGTACTTATCAAAGATGTCGCGGAGGCACGTATAGGCAGTGCCGTTAGATATGGGGCCCTTACCTATAACGGCGATAAAGAGGCTGTCGGGGGTATTGTAATGATGCTCAAAGGTGAAAATTCCGCGGAAGTAGTGAGTCGGGTTAAGGAAAAAATGCTCACCATTCAAAAATCCCTTCCAGCGGATATTATCGTAGAACCTTTCGTGGACCGGACTAACTTAGTAGACCGGGCGATCCGTACCGTAGAAACAAATTTGGTGGAAGGCGCTCTTATTGTCATCCTTGTGCTCGTTCTGTTTCTGGGTAATTTTCGTGCAGGGCTTATTGCGGCTTCTGCCATTCCACTTTCTCTCCTTTTTGCCTTAGGTATGATGAATGTTTTTGGAGTCAGTGCAAACTTGATGAGTTTGGGAGCTATTGATTTCGGGCTTATTGTAGATGGCGCAGTAATCATTGTAGAGGCGACCCTTCACTTTCTCGCGGTCCACCACAAATCCCAAAAACTCTCGCAGCACACAATGGACCGGGCTGTGGAAGCAAGTGCAAAAAAAATGATGAGTTCTGCAGCATTTGGTCAGATAATTATCCTCATTGTATATCTCCCTATTCTTTCACTTCAGGGGATTGAAGGTAAAATGTTCCGCCCAATGGCAGAAACAGTGTCTTTTGCAATTATAGGAGCGTTAATTCTCTCCCTTACTTATATACCAATGATGTCTGCCTTATTTCTATCTAAAAATATCAGTGCAAAAAAGACTTTCGCGGACAGGATGATGTCCGGGATCAATAGCGTCTATATCCCACTGCTGCAAAAGGCGATTGCGTTTAAATATGCAGTAGTGGGTGGAGCAATTGCATTACTGGCTGTTTCGCTGTTTTTATTTTCAAGAATGGGAGGTGAATTTATCCCACAACTACAGGAGGGCGATTTTGCAGTACACTGTATTTTACCACAGGGTACCTCACTTTCTCAAAGCATTGAAACTTCAATGCAGGCAAGCCGAATTCTGAAATCTTTTCCTGAAGTGAACACCGTAGTGGGTAAAACCGGTAGTGCCGAAGTTCCCACAGACCCCATGCCGCCCGAGGCAACTGACCTTATTGTGACACTGAAACCCAAAAAAGAATGGAAGGACAGCAATAAATCTTATGAGGATTTGAGCGCTGAGATGATGGAGAAGCTTGAAATGATTCCGGGAGTATTCTTCGAAGTATCCCAACCAATACAGATGCGCTTCAACGAGTTAATGACGGGAGTGCGCCAGGACGTAGCGGTTAAAATATTTGGTGAAAACATAGACACCCTTGCGAAACTGGCACCGGAAGTTGCCAAAATAGTACAAACAGTAGAAGGTGCCACCGAACCACAAATTGAGCAGACGGTGGGTTTGCCCCAGATAACCATTACTTACGACAGGGCCAGGCTGGCCTCTTATGGATTGAATATTGAGGATATAAACCATACAGTGAGCACCGCTTTTGCGGGCGAAACCGCTGGGGTGGTATTCGAGGACGAAAGAAAGTTTAATTTGGTCGCACGGCTCGACAGTGTTAACCGAAGTTCTATCGACGATGTGAGTAACCTGTTTATTCCAACTGAAAACGGCGTGCAAATCCCTCTTTCTCAGGTAGCAAAGGTTGAATATAAAGACGGACCGGCGCAAATCAGTCGTGAAGATGGCAAGCGCCGGATTGTTGTAGGCTTTAATGTAAAAGATAGAGATGTAGAAAGTGTAGTAACCGAAATTCAGAAAAAACTGAACGACGCAAATATCTTGCCCGCTGGCTATTACTATACGTATGGCGGAACGTTCGAAAATTTGAAACAGGCTTCTTCACGATTGCAAATAGCAGTTCCTGTAGCCTTAGCTCTTATTTTTCTTTTACTGTACTTCACCTTCCGTAACTTCAAAGACAGCATGCTTATTTTTACTGCAATACCAATGAGTGCTATTGGAGGGGTCTTTGCACTGATGATAAGGGACATGCCCTTCAGCATTTCAGCAGGAGTAGGATTTATCGCGCTGTTTGGTGTAGCCGTACTGAATGGTATTGTGCTGGTAAGCACCTTCAAGGATCTTCAGAAATCTGGGGTTACTAATATCCTTCGAAGGGTGATTCAGGGGACCAGTATACGTTTACGCCCAGTCCTGATGACTGCAGCGGTAGCTTCATTCGGATTCTTTCCCATGGCCTTTTCAAATGGTAGCGGTGCAGAAGTACAGAGACCATTAGCAACCGTGGTAATTGGCGGCTTAGTAACAGCAACTTTCCTTACCTTATTTGTTCTGCCACTACTCTATATCATCTTTAATTCTAAGAATCAAATCAAAAACAAATTGAGAAATAGTAAAAACAAATCGTTTTTAACGCTAATAATTTTACTGTGCTCTTCCGTAGGTGCACTCAGTGCGCAGGAAAGAATTTCACCAAATGACGCAGTGAAAATAGCGTTAGATAATAATCTACAGTACACTGTAAACAATGCCCAGGTAACTAAAGCTTTACTGGAAACTAAAACCGCACGTGAAATTCCCAAGACAGGCCTCTTCGTAGAAAACGAGGATATGAGACCAAGTGATCCGGATGGCGATTTTAAAATTGGAATCCAGCAATCCATACAATGGCCGGGATTATATAAGGCGAAAAGAAAATATTTTGAGGAGCAGCTGAAATTTCACCAACTGAACAAAAACATGCTGGACGCGGTGATAAAAAGGGAAGTAAATACCGCTTTTTACCAGCTATGGTACCTTCAGGATGTGGGTAAACTCTACCAAAAACTGGATGAGTATTATACGTCCATGTACAAAGCTGCTAACCTTCGTTTCAAAACTGGCGAAGCAGCCGGTCTTGAAAATATTGCTGCAGAAGCTCGGATGAAGGAGCTTCAGGCCCAACGCCAACAGAATTTACAGAATATTGCAGCACAACAGCAGCAGTTGAGCCTTTTTCTCAATACTCATGTGCTGTACTTACCGGAAGACACCAATTTGCGGAAACTGGATGTGGATGATTTTCCCTCAGACAGTTTGCATCCTTCATTGGCACTGCAGCAGCAAAATATCGAAATTGCACGAGCTAATATAGATGTTCAGAAAATGCAGAATAAACCTGACTTTTCCGGCCGGGTATTCTCCCAGAGATTATACGGAATGAAAGATCCCATAACCGGCTTTTCTGTAGCGGTAGAATTTCCCATTTTTGGAAAAACTGCCTATAAAGCCAAATTGCAGGCTGCCGAAGCAGAAGTTGAAATTCAGCAGTCGCAGCTGCGCTATCAGGAAAGCCAATTCGCTGCACAAACGCGCACCAGCTACACCGAAATTCTAAAAGCTTCTGAAATGCTTAAATATTATGAAAGTATAGGTTTGAAACAGGCAGACCAGATCTTTGATGCGGCAATGTTAAGTTACAAAGCAGGTGAAATAGGTTTTTCTGAAATGCACCAGTTCTTTACCCAGGCAATAGACATCAGAAAAAATTATCTGATTGCATTAAACGAGTACAACATGGCCGTAATTCAATATAACTATTACATTAAAAATTAA
- a CDS encoding efflux RND transporter periplasmic adaptor subunit, translated as MKKYITLIFAVSVLLTGCKKESEATETKEATEVEKPDEHEDPNVAHFTEEQIKTVGIQMGSIESKELSNTIKVSGMLTVPNQNKAFVTPSYSGIVRSLYVQPGSYVSKGKVIATISNPDLIVMQQQLQQVNGQIRMAELEVTRAQQLYKGNAAPLKKFQQAQTDLATLRSQRSGLQKQLGSIGAAQGYSSSLSVRAPISGTVSKVIAQIGSNVDMASPIAEIVSNSALHLDIYVYEKDLGKVQPGQTIHFTLTNSPGKEYDAKITSIGTAFEGESKTVPVHAQVVGDRTGLIDGMNVAAVISLDNQTAASVPTEAIVNDKGQDFIFIIQNEHEEEGKNEKVSALKKESNKKTTEEKEVSFEKIPVAKGVTDLGYTQITPLKIIPGNAKVVVKNAFFILAKMNNKGEEGHGH; from the coding sequence ATGAAAAAATATATCACCCTTATTTTTGCAGTCTCTGTCTTGTTGACAGGATGTAAAAAAGAATCAGAAGCCACTGAAACCAAAGAAGCAACTGAAGTAGAGAAGCCTGATGAGCACGAAGATCCCAATGTGGCTCATTTCACCGAAGAACAGATAAAAACTGTTGGTATCCAGATGGGCAGCATTGAAAGTAAGGAACTTTCTAATACCATAAAAGTAAGCGGTATGCTGACGGTGCCTAACCAGAATAAGGCATTTGTTACGCCCTCGTACAGCGGTATAGTACGCTCCCTGTACGTACAGCCTGGAAGCTATGTATCAAAGGGAAAAGTTATAGCAACCATTTCAAACCCCGATTTAATTGTGATGCAGCAGCAGCTTCAGCAGGTTAATGGTCAGATCCGGATGGCAGAGCTGGAGGTTACCCGTGCCCAGCAGCTTTATAAAGGTAATGCCGCGCCGCTAAAGAAATTTCAGCAGGCACAGACAGATCTTGCAACATTAAGAAGCCAGCGCTCCGGACTGCAGAAACAGCTGGGCAGCATTGGGGCTGCTCAGGGTTACAGCTCGTCCCTTTCTGTTCGCGCGCCCATCAGCGGAACGGTAAGTAAAGTGATAGCGCAAATAGGGAGTAATGTGGACATGGCTTCGCCAATTGCCGAAATTGTAAGCAACTCAGCGCTTCATTTGGATATCTATGTATATGAAAAAGATCTGGGTAAAGTACAACCGGGGCAAACCATTCACTTTACATTAACAAACAGTCCAGGAAAGGAGTACGATGCAAAAATAACTTCAATAGGTACAGCCTTTGAAGGAGAAAGTAAAACTGTTCCTGTTCACGCGCAAGTCGTCGGAGACCGGACAGGTCTTATTGATGGCATGAATGTTGCCGCAGTCATAAGTCTTGATAATCAAACTGCTGCATCCGTTCCTACCGAAGCTATAGTGAATGATAAGGGTCAGGATTTTATCTTTATTATACAGAACGAGCACGAAGAAGAAGGAAAAAACGAAAAAGTATCAGCTTTAAAAAAGGAAAGTAACAAAAAAACAACTGAGGAAAAGGAAGTAAGCTTTGAGAAAATTCCGGTTGCTAAAGGAGTTACAGATTTGGGCTATACTCAAATTACACCTTTAAAAATAATTCCCGGCAATGCTAAAGTAGTAGTTAAAAATGCCTTCTTTATCTTAGCTAAAATGAATAATAAGGGAGAGGAAGGTCATGGACATTAA
- a CDS encoding heavy metal translocating P-type ATPase: MSNNKLHIHTYDENGNQLCCTPQEAKINEKADEKLVQQEGAKALPVIEEKTRERHFKGDGHFHGTRFKEELDHDHSNEHSDDDGHDHSHDENKSTLQMFLPAIISFVLLMIAIAFDNWLPQSWFTGWVRAVWYIIAYAPVGFPVIKEAFESIGKGDVFSEFLLMSIATIGAFVIGEYPEGVAVMLFYAVGEVFQTLAVTRAKANIKTLLDQRPDEVTILENNQPKTVKAATVSIGNIIQLKPGEKLGLDGELLSETASFNTAALTGESKPDTKSKGETVLAGMINLNTVVQVKVTTAYTDSKLSKILELVQNATAQKAPTELFIRKFAKIYTPIVVLLAVLITVVPYFFVSNYEFSNWLYRALVFLVISCPCALVISIPLGYFGGIGAASKNGILFKGSNFLDVIAGIQNVVMDKTGTMTEGVFKVQEVNLKPELNKDEILKLVNALESQSTHPVATAIHQYVGEIDNSLKLENTEEIAGHGLKANVNGKELLVGNFKLMDKFNISYDLDPSTIVYTLIAIAYDGKFAGYITIADSIKEDAQITIDKLKALGVKTTMLSGDKSTVVKFVADKLGIQNAFGDLLPEDKVNKVKEIKAKNETVAFVGDGVNDAPVVALSDVGIAMGGLGSDATIETADVVIQDDMPSKIPMAINIGKQTKKIVWQNITLAFVVKAVVLVLGAGGLATMWEAVFADVGVALLAILNAVRIQKMKF, translated from the coding sequence ATGTCAAATAATAAATTACATATACATACCTACGACGAAAATGGCAATCAATTGTGCTGCACGCCGCAGGAAGCAAAAATAAATGAAAAAGCCGATGAAAAATTGGTGCAGCAGGAAGGTGCCAAAGCCTTACCCGTTATTGAAGAAAAAACAAGAGAGCGCCACTTCAAAGGCGATGGTCATTTTCACGGTACAAGGTTCAAAGAAGAATTAGACCACGACCACAGCAACGAACATTCAGACGATGATGGACACGACCATAGCCACGATGAAAATAAGTCCACCCTTCAAATGTTCTTGCCTGCAATCATTTCATTCGTGCTATTGATGATTGCTATTGCTTTTGATAATTGGCTACCGCAATCCTGGTTTACAGGTTGGGTAAGAGCTGTTTGGTATATAATAGCTTATGCACCAGTCGGATTTCCTGTAATAAAAGAAGCTTTTGAAAGTATTGGTAAAGGCGATGTTTTTTCAGAATTTTTATTGATGAGCATTGCCACCATCGGAGCTTTTGTCATTGGCGAATATCCCGAAGGTGTTGCCGTTATGCTGTTTTACGCCGTTGGCGAAGTGTTCCAAACATTAGCCGTAACAAGAGCCAAAGCCAACATTAAAACCCTGCTCGACCAAAGACCCGATGAAGTAACGATTTTAGAAAATAACCAACCTAAAACTGTAAAAGCAGCAACTGTAAGCATCGGCAATATCATCCAATTAAAACCCGGAGAAAAGTTGGGATTGGATGGCGAATTACTATCCGAAACCGCTTCCTTCAACACAGCAGCACTTACAGGAGAAAGTAAGCCCGACACTAAGAGCAAAGGTGAAACTGTATTGGCAGGAATGATAAATCTGAACACCGTTGTACAGGTAAAAGTGACCACAGCATACACAGATAGCAAGTTAAGTAAAATTTTAGAATTGGTACAAAATGCCACTGCACAAAAAGCACCAACAGAATTATTCATCCGCAAATTTGCAAAAATATATACGCCGATTGTTGTGTTATTAGCAGTGCTAATTACGGTTGTTCCTTATTTTTTTGTGAGCAATTATGAATTTAGCAATTGGTTGTACAGAGCATTAGTTTTTCTTGTAATTTCTTGCCCTTGTGCTTTAGTTATCAGTATTCCATTGGGCTATTTTGGTGGAATTGGTGCTGCTTCCAAAAATGGGATTTTATTCAAAGGAAGTAACTTTTTAGATGTGATTGCAGGTATTCAGAATGTTGTGATGGATAAAACCGGAACAATGACCGAAGGCGTTTTCAAAGTACAGGAAGTTAATTTGAAACCTGAATTAAATAAAGACGAAATTCTGAAATTGGTAAATGCCTTAGAAAGTCAAAGTACACATCCTGTTGCCACAGCCATTCATCAATATGTAGGAGAAATTGACAATTCCCTAAAATTAGAAAACACAGAAGAAATAGCAGGTCACGGTTTAAAAGCCAACGTAAACGGAAAAGAATTATTGGTAGGTAATTTCAAATTGATGGACAAGTTCAATATCAGTTATGATTTAGACCCAAGTACGATTGTTTACACTTTAATCGCCATTGCTTACGATGGAAAATTTGCAGGCTACATTACCATTGCCGACAGTATTAAAGAAGATGCACAGATTACAATTGACAAACTAAAAGCATTAGGCGTAAAAACTACAATGTTGAGCGGAGATAAAAGCACCGTGGTAAAATTTGTTGCCGATAAATTAGGCATTCAAAATGCCTTTGGCGATTTATTGCCCGAAGACAAAGTGAATAAAGTAAAAGAAATCAAAGCCAAAAACGAAACCGTGGCATTTGTGGGCGATGGCGTGAACGATGCGCCAGTAGTGGCTTTGAGCGATGTAGGCATTGCAATGGGTGGTTTAGGCAGTGATGCCACCATAGAAACCGCCGATGTGGTGATACAAGATGATATGCCCAGCAAAATCCCAATGGCAATAAATATCGGCAAGCAAACAAAGAAAATTGTTTGGCAAAACATAACCCTTGCATTTGTAGTAAAAGCAGTTGTACTTGTATTAGGAGCAGGTGGTCTTGCCACAATGTGGGAAGCAGTCTTTGCAGATGTGGGCGTAGCATTGCTTGCCATACTAAATGCAGTAAGAATTCAGAAAATGAAATTTTAA
- a CDS encoding transposase, translated as MFAQLKHNHNFKRFTLKSLKKVKIEFGLHALAHNLRKKVA; from the coding sequence GTGTTCGCCCAATTAAAACACAACCACAATTTTAAAAGATTTACCTTAAAATCCCTCAAAAAAGTGAAAATAGAGTTCGGACTACACGCTCTTGCACACAACCTAAGAAAGAAAGTGGCATAA
- a CDS encoding DUF3820 family protein, with protein MKPEILKEICIVKMPFGKYKNTVLADLPVSYLEWFVRNGGFPKGKLGMQLSTIYEIKINGLMDLLVPIRKMVIENK; from the coding sequence ATAAAACCTGAAATTTTAAAAGAAATCTGTATTGTGAAGATGCCTTTCGGTAAGTACAAAAATACAGTTCTCGCAGATTTGCCGGTTTCTTATCTGGAATGGTTCGTACGAAACGGCGGCTTTCCAAAGGGAAAATTAGGAATGCAGCTTTCTACTATTTATGAGATTAAAATCAATGGATTGATGGATTTGCTGGTACCGATCCGTAAAATGGTCATCGAGAATAAATAG
- a CDS encoding AI-2E family transporter produces the protein MSNQYEQISGNKIKQIFLLLIITTLAGLIVGNLTMFIPSLLGALTLYIVCRNFNFYLQETKKWKPMWASLFIILICLVVLIIPIYLLGDMLIEKLGDSKAYMAKFNVFLDKINDFIYDKTKIDILSKENLDGIKSSAAKLSTNAVSSTFNTLSIVVSMFFMLYFMLEKPRLFERVVSSAAPLKKANITLIGEKFRKLVVANAVGLPVVALGQGLVALIGYFIFGAPSPMLLFALTAIASMIPIVGAAIVYVPVGIFMIAEGNTGSGIGVLIYSLIAVGLTDNVLRFTLLKKLENIHPLNTVFGIIMGMNLFGFMGLIFGPILVSMTVLLIQVYRDEFSGEEETEIIMPEPKEIEKKIDLTI, from the coding sequence ATGTCGAACCAATACGAGCAAATCAGCGGAAATAAAATAAAGCAGATTTTCCTTCTCCTCATCATCACCACATTGGCAGGACTTATCGTGGGGAATCTTACGATGTTTATACCATCGCTTTTAGGCGCGCTCACGCTGTATATCGTGTGCCGTAATTTTAACTTTTATCTTCAGGAAACCAAAAAATGGAAACCGATGTGGGCTTCTTTATTTATCATTTTGATCTGTTTGGTGGTACTGATTATCCCCATCTATCTGCTTGGGGATATGCTGATCGAAAAACTTGGAGACTCCAAAGCCTATATGGCTAAATTCAATGTATTTCTCGATAAGATCAACGATTTCATTTATGATAAAACCAAAATTGATATCCTGAGCAAAGAAAATCTGGACGGTATAAAATCCTCTGCAGCAAAGCTTTCAACAAATGCGGTAAGCTCAACGTTTAACACACTTTCTATTGTGGTGTCCATGTTTTTCATGCTGTATTTTATGCTGGAAAAGCCAAGGCTTTTTGAAAGGGTAGTTTCGAGTGCTGCGCCGCTGAAAAAAGCGAACATTACCTTAATTGGCGAAAAATTCAGGAAGCTGGTTGTTGCAAATGCCGTTGGTCTTCCGGTTGTTGCGCTCGGTCAGGGGTTGGTGGCGCTCATCGGTTATTTTATTTTCGGTGCGCCGAGTCCGATGCTGCTTTTTGCACTCACAGCAATTGCATCGATGATTCCGATTGTAGGTGCGGCGATTGTCTACGTTCCTGTTGGGATCTTTATGATTGCGGAAGGCAATACCGGAAGCGGAATCGGTGTGTTGATATATTCGCTGATAGCCGTTGGCCTCACTGATAATGTGCTGCGTTTTACTTTACTCAAAAAACTGGAGAATATACACCCTCTAAATACGGTATTTGGAATTATCATGGGCATGAACCTCTTTGGATTTATGGGCTTGATTTTCGGACCGATTCTGGTGTCAATGACCGTACTTCTCATTCAGGTGTACCGCGATGAGTTCAGCGGTGAAGAAGAAACTGAAATCATTATGCCCGAACCAAAGGAAATCGAGAAAAAAATCGATCTCACTATCTGA
- a CDS encoding beta-carotene 15,15'-monooxygenase translates to MENFTAFEKTGTVPERNTGSIISHAFEMYKGLIGYAILTMILYVVASSLIQAFSGIDQQAVLDHVKSSEGTVDYTEIWKIEGMKEYYGLSALLSFLLGPLLVGLVYMAHKVNNNLKLNFSDLFIGYRQNFLNILIYSFISSIIIGISFMLCFLPALFIGPMLLIGYPVLLFENANAIEALKKTFSVAKENYGTFLGAGLLGMLISMSGLLLCFIGVFITAPFIYAVMYSAYVAYVGRPRQIIHNS, encoded by the coding sequence ATGGAAAACTTTACAGCATTTGAAAAAACGGGAACAGTTCCTGAACGCAACACCGGAAGCATTATTTCTCACGCTTTCGAAATGTACAAAGGTTTGATAGGCTACGCTATATTAACGATGATTTTATACGTTGTGGCGAGTTCATTGATTCAGGCTTTTTCAGGTATCGATCAGCAGGCGGTCCTGGATCATGTAAAATCCTCAGAGGGAACGGTTGATTATACTGAAATCTGGAAAATTGAAGGCATGAAGGAATATTACGGCCTGTCTGCACTGCTTTCCTTTCTTTTGGGACCGCTGCTTGTAGGTCTGGTTTATATGGCTCACAAGGTGAACAATAATTTGAAACTCAATTTCAGTGATCTGTTCATCGGTTACCGTCAAAACTTTCTTAACATTTTAATTTACAGCTTTATTTCCAGCATCATTATTGGTATTTCCTTTATGCTGTGTTTTCTGCCGGCGCTTTTTATCGGTCCGATGCTGCTCATTGGGTATCCGGTTTTACTTTTTGAAAATGCCAACGCCATAGAAGCGCTGAAGAAAACGTTTTCGGTAGCTAAAGAAAATTATGGTACATTTCTTGGTGCCGGGCTTTTAGGCATGCTGATCAGTATGTCAGGCCTTTTGCTTTGTTTTATTGGTGTTTTTATTACCGCACCTTTTATTTATGCGGTTATGTATTCTGCTTATGTTGCTTACGTTGGCAGGCCAAGGCAAATCATTCACAACTCGTAA
- a CDS encoding aminodeoxychorismate synthase component I yields the protein MDELSQQKVPFFFIIDFLMENIEIYMESEILNSGLMIDFQNIKNTKGVFATNDEFVLKSFPESQDEYRKGFEFVQKNLSLGNSYLVNYTRKTKIETNLTLEEIFYLSKAKYKLFYKDKFVLFSPETFVEIKDNQIFTHPMKGTIDASLENAVETLKNDTKEKAEHYTVVDLLRNDLSMVADEVQVEEFQRINFIKTKQKDLYAMSSEISGNLKPEFEGKIGSIMRNLLPAGSILGAPKPKTMEIVLESEGYERGWYTGVCGWFDGKNLDSCVMIRFIEKENGILYFKSGGGITHLSKLADEYQEMKNKIYVPVY from the coding sequence ATGGACGAGCTTTCCCAACAGAAAGTTCCTTTCTTTTTCATCATCGATTTCCTGATGGAAAATATTGAAATTTATATGGAAAGCGAAATATTGAATTCTGGTTTAATGATTGATTTTCAAAATATTAAAAATACTAAAGGGGTCTTCGCAACAAATGATGAATTTGTGTTAAAATCTTTTCCTGAATCTCAGGACGAGTACAGAAAGGGCTTCGAATTCGTTCAGAAAAATCTCAGTCTTGGAAATTCGTATTTGGTTAATTACACCAGAAAAACCAAAATCGAAACGAATTTAACTTTAGAAGAAATTTTTTATCTTTCAAAAGCAAAATACAAACTGTTCTACAAAGACAAATTTGTCCTTTTTTCCCCGGAGACCTTTGTAGAAATAAAGGATAACCAGATTTTCACCCACCCCATGAAAGGCACGATCGATGCTTCACTGGAAAATGCCGTGGAAACCTTGAAGAACGACACTAAGGAGAAAGCTGAACACTACACGGTAGTTGATTTGTTACGAAATGATCTCAGCATGGTTGCCGATGAAGTGCAGGTTGAAGAATTCCAGCGGATTAATTTTATTAAAACCAAACAAAAAGACCTGTACGCCATGAGCTCCGAAATTTCAGGAAACCTCAAACCCGAATTTGAAGGAAAAATTGGCAGTATTATGAGAAACTTACTTCCGGCAGGATCAATTCTGGGAGCTCCAAAACCTAAAACTATGGAAATTGTTCTGGAATCTGAAGGCTACGAACGGGGTTGGTACACAGGCGTTTGCGGCTGGTTTGACGGTAAAAACCTTGACTCGTGCGTGATGATTCGTTTTATAGAAAAAGAAAACGGTATATTGTACTTTAAAAGCGGTGGCGGCATCACCCACCTGAGCAAACTTGCCGACGAATACCAGGAAATGAAAAATAAAATCTATGTACCAGTTTATTGA